The window TATAAAAGTTTTGGAAAAGTCTATGAGTGCATGTGAATCTGAGGTTTTGAAAAAGCTAAAGTCAGGATATGACCTGTCTGCAAAGGATAAAAAGGAATTAGAGTACCTAGTAGATAATCTTTAAAATATTTTATGTTAAATTTAGTATAAATTCCAGGTTTTAAAAAAGATAATTAATTTAAACTGCGTATTAAGGTTTATGAAGAAATTTTAATTATAATGATTTTAGGAGGACTGTATGGAATTTGTCAGAGATTACGAAAAGACAGCCATATTTTTTAGAGATAAAGAATACACTTACAAAGATCTGATACAGGGTGCTAAATATTATTCCACACTTTTAGACCTGGAAAAAGGCAAGAGGGCAGTTGTTTTTTCAGAAAACAGACCTGAAATAGCTTTTTCTGTATTTGCCATATGGGAAAAAAACGGAGTTTCTATTAATGCTGACGGAGGGTATAGTTCTGAGGAGCTTGCTTATGTACTATCTGATTCCGACCCAAAATATATTTTTACTTCTGAGAAAAACTATGATACAGCTTTAGAGGCCAAAAGACTTTCTGACTCTCATGTAAAAATAATAAAATTTGAGGATGTTATTATACCTGAAAATTTTCAGGTGGAAAACTGGGTTCTTAGTTCCCCGGAAAAAGAGGAAGTGGCAGTTATCCTCTATACCTCTGGAACAACTGGTAATCCAAAAGGTGTAATGCTCACAGTGGGAAATATCATGTCCAATCTAGATGCTTTAAAAAAAATAAAACTTTATGATGAAAATGACAGGTTTCTTGCACTTCTTCCTTATCATCATGTGTTTCCCCTGGTTATAAACTTATTTGCTCCATTTCACAACGGCTCTATGGTGGTTATGCTAGATGAAATATCTTCAGAGACCATAAGGGAAGCGCTACAAAAATATAAAATAACCATAATGATAGGGGTACCTAGACTATGGGAGCTCTTACACAAGGGGATTATGAATAAGATAAACAGCAGCAAGGCTGCCTTATACCTTTTCAGAACCTGTGAAAAGATAAAGTTTGAATGGCTCAGAAAAAAAATATTTAAAAAAGTACATGATGCTTTTGGGGGCAGTATGAGAATAATGGCCTCAGGAGGGGCAAAGTTAGATCCAGATATAATGAAGAATCTGACTACTTTAGGGTTTAAAATGCTAGAGGGTTACGGCCTGACTGAGACCTCTCCCATAATTACATTTAACAACCCGGATGATGCCAGGATGGGATCTGCAGGAGTACCTATACCAGGTGTAGAGGTGAAAATATCAGATGACGGTGAAGTATTGGCACGTGGACTCAATGTGATGAAAGGCTACCTCAACAGACCAGAAACTACTTCCCAAGTGATAGATTCTGACGGCTGGTTTCACACAGGTGATCTAGGTGAACTCCGTGATGGACATCTTTATCTTATCGGTAGAAAAAAAGAGATGATAGTTTTATCTAACGGTAAGAATATAAATCCGGCAGATATTGAAATAGAGATAATGAAGGATGCCAAGCTCATAAAAGAGATGGCAGTTACAGAATATAACAAACACCTTGTGGCAATTGTTTATCCTGATTTTGAAGCTATAAAAGAAGCTAATATAACCAATATCAAAGAGACACTGAAGTGGGAGATCATAGATAAGTACAATGTAACAGCTCCTAAGTACCGTAAAATTCTAGAGATAAAAATCGTGAAAGAGGAGCTGCCGAAAACAAAACTTGGTAAGCTCAGAAGATTTAAGCTAAGTGAGCTTATAGAGGGAAGCGAGGATAAGCAGGAGGAAAAAACTGATAAAAAAGTTTCAGAAGAACTCCAAACCAATGAATATAAGAAGATAGAAAAGTATCTGAAGGAAAATCACGGGGTGGATGTGACTCCTGAATCACATTTAGAGCTTGATCTAGGTCTTGATTCCCTGGATTTAGTAGAGATATTATCCTTTATAGAAAACTCCTTTGGGGTGGAGATACAAGAGGATGAATTTGTAAACATAGGAAGTATAGAGGATCTATGCAAATTCATAAGAGAAAAAGGTGGAGAATATCGTGAGGGAGATATAAACTGGAATACCATCCTTAATAAGGATATAGAGGTTGATCTGCCAAAATCTGCTATTGCTAGCAAAATATTCAAACTTTTAACGGCCCCTATATTTAAATTCCGATTAAGCCTTGAAAAGACAGGTATGGAAAATATACCGGATACTCCTTGTATATTTGCAGGAAATCATCAAAGTCTTGCTGATGGATTTGCCTTTAATCAAGCATTGTCAAACAAAAGACTTGAAAAAACATATTACCTGGCAACGGTAGTCCAGTTTAAGACTCCTCTGAAGATTTTCTTAGCAAAGAGAGGTAATGTTGTCATTGTAGATATAAATAAAAACTTGAAAGAAACTCTTCAAATAGCGGCAAAAGTTTTGAAAAGTGGGAAAAATCTTGTAATATTTCCTGAAGGAGCAAGGACAAGGGATGGAGAAATCCAAGAATTCAAAAAGTCTTTTGCCATACTCTCAAAAGAGCTAAATATACCTATTGTTCCATTTGGAATAGACGGGGCCTATGAGGCTATGCCGTATGGAAAATCATTTCCACAACGAGGGAAAATGAGACTTAATTTCTTCCCGGCAGTTGATCCTGAGGGAAAAGAACTAGAAGAAATAATAAACGAAACGAAAGATACGATAGATAAGTGGATAAAAAAATCTTAAAATGCTGCCTTGGGCAGCATTTTATATTTTGATAAAAAATTATCAATAGTTTTTAAAAATTTAGTTTTGATAGTAATGATCATCAGATATTTTGTTGTCATGTGTTTTCAATCTGTATTTTATATACTATAATACTACGGTGTCTTACTCTTGAAATTGTCATTGCACTTCTTTTATGATATAATTTCTTATAATTTTATACAATTCATTATAAAGGAGAAAAAGTGGAGTTTATAAGGGATTTTGAAAAGAGTGCAATTATATATGAAGGAAAAGAGATTTCATACAGTGATATCATATCGGCTGCTAAATTTATAAGTGAAGATATTGATATATGCAAAGGTGACAGAGTAATGATATTTATGGAAAATAGACCTGAATATATCTATTCATTTTTGGGTGTTTGGGACAGGTCAGGTATCTGTGTGTGTATTGATGCCAGTTTTGATGAGAAAGAATTTTCATACTATCTCAATGATTCGGCTCCAAAGTGTGTTTTTGTTTCGAATGAAACTATAACAGCTGCTACAAAAGCTTGTCAAATATCCGGACTGGATACACAGCTTATAAATGTAGATGAAATAAAGATAAATTACAATTTTACAAAGGAGAAACTTTTAAAATCTCCTGAGAGAAATGATGTTTCTCTTATACTTTACACATCAGGTACAACTGGTAATCCAAAAGGTGTAATGCTGACAATGGACAACATCCTCCTAAATATTGAAAGTCTAGATAAATACAACATGTTTAGGGAAAGTGATGTAATCTTGGGGATTTTACCTCTGCATCACATATTTCCATTACTTGGCGTGGGGGTTCTTCCCCTTTACAAAGGGTCTACAATAGTTTTCCTAAAGGACATATCATCTCAGGGAATAAAAAATAGTTTGAAAGAGCATAAAATCACAATAATATTAGGAGTTCCTAGACTGTGGGAGATGTTTCATAAGGGGATTATGGGAAAAATAAACTCCAGCAAGGCGGCAAAACTTCTTTTTAAACTTTCAAAGAAATTAAAAAATGAAAAATTCAGCAGAATGATATTTAGAAAAGTCCATGAAGAATTTGGAGGGAATATCAGATTTTTAGTTTCTGGGGGATCAAAACTTGATGCTCATCTCACGGAAGATTTTACAGCTATGGGTATGAGAATATGTGAAGGCTATGGTATGACGGAAACTGCTCCGATGATAGCGTTTAATCCTGATACGGAGATTATTCCAGGTTCTGCAGGGAAGATTCTTCCGGGAATTAATGTAAAAACATCAGAGGACGGAGAGATACTTGTAAAAGGACGGAATGTCATGAGAGGGTATTATAATAAGCCTAAAGAGACATCCCAGGTAATAGATTCAAAAGGTTGGCTGCATACAGGCGACTTAGGCTACCTAAAAAAAGATATTATTTTTGTCACTGGAAGAAAAAAAGAGATGATAGTTTTATCCAATGGTAAAAACATAAATCCTATAGAGATAGAAAAACAACTTATGGAAAATACAGACATAATCCAAGAAGTAGCGTTGGTGGAAAACAACAAGATACTTACAGCTGTTATTTATCCTGACTTTAATTTAATCTCTGCCCAGGGTATAAATAATATAAAAGAAACTCTTAAATGGGGAGCTGTGGACAAATATAATATCCAGGCTCCGAGTTACAAAAAAATACTGGATATAAAAATAGTAAAGCAAGAACTTCCAAAGACAAAACTTGGAAAAATCAGAAGATTTAAAATTTCAGAATTATTGAAAGAAAATACAAAAATAGAGGTTGAAATAAAGGAGCCGAACTTCCAGCAGTATAAATTATTAAAAAAATTCCTTTCTGAAATTAAAAATATATCTGTATTTCCAGATTCACATTTAGAATTAGATCTAGGTCTTGATTCTTTGGATATGGTGGAAGTTTTGGCATATATTGAGTCTAGTTTTGGAGTGAGGTGTGATGAAAAAACTATTTCAGAAAATCCAACTCTGGAAAAGCTTTCTTATTATTTAAAGGAAAATTCCGGTGAGCTTAATGAAAAACAATTTAACTGGTCGGAGATTCTAAATAAAAAAGTTGATATTGAACTCCCCAAATCCAATATAGTGGGATCAGCTATGAAGAAAATTCTGAAATTATTATTTATGTCCCGTTTGAATTTGAAAAAGGAAACTTTGGAAAACATTCCTAGGGAACCTTGTATATTTGTGGGGAATCATCAAAGTTTTATAGATGGATTTATTTTAAATGAAGCCCTTCCGGGGAAAATTCTGAAAAAAACTTACTATATGGCAAAGGTTAAACATTTTAAATCTCCTATTATGAAAATTCTTGGGAAAAATGCAAATATACTGGTGGTGGACATCAATAAAAATCTTTCTGAGTCACTACAGTTAATTGCACAGGCATTAAAAAAAGGTAAAAATATAGTTATTTTTCCAGAGGGGATTAGGAGTAGAGACGGGAAAATCGGGGAATTTAAAAAATCCTTTGCAATAATCGCAAAGGAACTTAATATACCAATTGCTCCCTTTGGTATAAAAGGGGCTTATGAGGCCTTTCCTACAGGAGCCAAGATCCCCAAATCAGGGAAACTTCATATAAAATTTTTCGATAAAATATATCCAGGTAAATTAAATTATGATGAGATTTCTTCAAAAGTAATGGATGAAATAAAAGATTGGGTAGAAGGGTAAAAAAAATGGGGACTCTTAGAGTTCCCCTAGTTCCAATCTTCTCAGAAGTTCGTAATCTTCCAAAAATCCTTTAACTTTCTTTTTGATTCTTTGAATAGCATTGTCCACAGATTTTATTTTTCTACTTGTTTTTTCAGCAATCTCAATATAGTTGTTCCCCAATAGCATATAATCAAAGATTTCGTTTTCCATTTTACTTAAATTATCATTTAAGTATTTTTTCAAAGCTTCTAATTTTTCTTTTCCTAAAAATATCTCTTCTGGGTTATAAAAGTTAAAAGACTTACGTTCGTATGAAACGTTACTTTCTTCACCTTCATAAAATCCATTAGAAGCCAGATTAAGCATGCGATGCTTACCTGAATTAGAATTTTTTATAGCTGTTATTATCTGTCTTTTTATACATAGAGATGCAAATGTATTAAAAGATGTGTTTTTTCCTTCGTCATAAGCTCTTATGGCTTTTAAAAGACCTATCATTCCCTCTTGCAATAAATCGTCTCTGTCGGCTCCGTTTAGGAAGTAATTCTTACTCTTCATTAAAACAAGTCCCCTATACTTGTTGAAAATCTCAGTAACCGCTTCTTGATCCCCCTCTTGAGCCATCTTAACCAAATTGACTTCCATCTTAAACTCCCCTCTTCCAACCAAAACTGTTCCTTTAAATAAAAAGTTTCCAATTTTTTGTTATGCTATTTTTATTTAAATAAAAACAATAGCCATTTGAAGTAATTTATAATCTGATTGATCCCCCCGTTAGATTCTCCAAATTGCAAATTGTCATTTCTGTTTAAATATACAAGCTAGGTTAAATTCTGATTTAATATCAACATTTTGATTGCTAAAACTACAAATTATTCATTTAAAAATCAATTTATTATTATCCTTCAGAAAAAAATGCCTAATATAATGATAGTATATAACCCAAAGAATGTCAAATTATTACTATAGTGAAAAAGGAATGTAAACGGTTAACAAACCCCAGTAAGTGTAATCTTTTAAAACTTTTCAAATGGTTCTTTATAATAGATATAGTCTAGTTTAGAGCTAATAAGTCGCTTGTATTCTTTTATTTTTTGTTTTCTTTCACTATTTTGGAAACCTATAATACAAAACATTTCCCATATAAAAACCCAGCCTCCTACATAAAAGCCTTCAGGTAAAATTTCTAGGTATAAATTTTTATTTATATAATTTTGGAAAAATATAGATATTGAAACCAATATTATACCTATCAGGGCATATTTAAAAGCTCTGATATTATGCACTCTTATTTCAGACTCTGTCCTGAATAGCATATATTTAAAGTAGTTTTTCAGACCGATGAGACTACGGTGCTCCTTTTCAATGTCTTTCATTTCTTCGGGCATAAAGAAATTTATAATAAGGTCGTGTTTCAATGGAATCTCAAAGGAGGATTCTTCAAGGTATTCTATAAGATTACTGTCTAAGTCACGTCTCTTAAATGGAGAGAAGTCCCATTCGTTGTAAAGATCACCGTATATATCTATGGAGATATCAATAATATAAGAATCACTTTTTTTATCGTATCTAAAAATTTTTTTATAGTCAAAATTTTCAACTTTTGATTTTTTGAGCATTTAAAATCCCCCTTTTCCTTTTAATATGTATTTTAGAATGAAATCTTTTAAATGTCTATATATTTTAAAGGTAACAAAAATACTTTGACATGTTAAAAAGTTATTCCTGAAACTGCCTGTAAATTATCTGTGTAAATTAAGATGTTTGTTTTGGTCTTCTGTCAATATAGTAGTCAACCTAACACCAATTTTTTCTGTATTTTTTCAAACTCAACAGGGGAGACATTTCCTAAGAAACTGTGTCTCCTCTCTTTATTATAAAATTCTATGTAATCAAATACCATTGCCTTCATATACCTTTTAGTTACTAAACCTTCTACATAAATCATCTCTTTCTTCAAAGAAGCATGAAAGGATTCTATTACTGCATTATCATAACAGTTCCCACGTCTACTCATAGATTGGATTAATCCTAGCTTCTTTACAAGGTTAGAGTACTCCCTACTCGAATATTGCGATCCTTGATCACTATGAATTATCAGTTCTTCCTCTGGTTCCTCCAGTAAAAATGACCTTGTTAAAGTATCTATTACTAACTCACTAGTCATGCGCTTACCTATATCGTAGGCGATAATCCTTCTAGAAAAAAGATCCATAATTGTGCTTAAATATAGCCAACCTTCGCTTGTCCAAATATATGTGATATCTGTAACCCAGACCTCATTTTTTCTACCTACTTTGAATTTTCTTTTTACAATATTTCCTGTGATATTTTCTCTTTTACTCTTTTCATTTCCTGTTTTAAACTTCTTGGTAGAATTAACTGATATATCATTTTCTTTCATTATTCTATTTATTCGTCTTTCGCTTGTTATTATGCCATATTCATCTTTGAGCTCAACCTTTAGTCTAGGGGCTCCATAGCTCCTCTTATGTCTGTTCTTTCTGACCTCTAGAATACTATCTAGAATCCCTTGATCCTTTTTCTTTCTCTCAGTAGTTTTGTTATTCTGAAACTTATTAAAACCACTTCGAGAGACTTCTAGGGCTCTACATATCTGAGATATAGAATGAACATTTCTGTGTATTTCAACGAAGATAAAGAGTTCCCTCTTAGTTATCTTTTTTTCCTTGAGAATATGGCTGTAGCCTTTTTTAAGATCTCTATATCCTCTTCTTTTTCCTTAAGTAGATTTTTCAACCTGATAATTTCTTTGTCTTGAGCGCTTAACTCCATGTCCTTCTTAGGACCTCCAAAGTATTTCTTTTCCCAGGCAGCAACAGTATTAGTGGTAATACCGTATTCATTTGATAGCTCTACCTTTGTTTTTATTTTAAGGAAAGAAAGCTCAGCGATTTGCTTCTGTTTCTCCTCTGAAAATCTTGCATATCTTCTTTTTTCTTCCATCATAGCCACTCCTAAATATGTTTATTTTTTATTATATATTTTTGAGTGCTAAACTGTCTACTAAACCATCATAACACCAGTTTTGATTATGTAATGGTTTGGTTACTTTTCTCTTGTAAAGAAAAGTAACGGATAAATTCAGTAATTTATCAAGAATAAAAACTCAAATTTTATATTTCAAAAATTGATGTATTTGAATTTGATTTTTTGTTAAAATTTTAGATGAAATAAAGGAAAATATTCAGGTATTTTTTATGAAAAAATATAGCGAATATAGAAAATAAAAAAAATATTGACATTCTTTTTTGACTGTGATATTATTAATCCTGTCCTAAGGGGCACAATGTATGCGGGAATAGCTCAGTTGGTAGAGCGTCAGCCTTCCAAGCTGAATGTCGCCAGTTCGAACCTGGTTTCCCGCTCCAATGTGGTGAGCGTAGTTCAGTTGGTAGAGCGCCAGTTTGTGGTACTGGTTGTCGCGGGTTCGAGTCCCGTCGTTCACCCCATATTATAAGCCCCGTTCGTCCATCGGTTAGGACACCAGATTTTCACTCTGGAGAGAGGAGTTCGATTCTCCTACGGGGTACCATAAATGGTGAGATTCCCGAGTGGCCAAAGGGAGCAGACTGTAAATCTGCCGGCTCCGCCTTCGAAGGTTCGAATCCTTCTCTCACCACCATAAAAATTTGATATGATTAGTGGGGGTGTAGCTCAGATGGTTAGAGCACCGGCCTGTCACGCCGGGGGTCGCGAGTTCGAGTCTCGTCACTCCCGCCATTAAATCAAAAAAATAAAATATGCCGCTTTAGCTCATCTGGTAGAGCAACTGACTTGTAATCAGTAGGTGATTGGTTCGACTCCGATAAGCGGCACCATAATTATGCGGGAATAGCTCAGTTGGTAGAGCGTCAGCCTTCCAAGCTGAATGTCGCCAGTTCGAACCTGGTTTCCCGCTCCAATAAGCCCCGTTCGTCCAGTGGTAAGGACACCAGATTTTCACTCTGGAGACAGGAGTTCAATTCTCCTACGGGGTACCAAAAAATATGGTCGCATAGCTCAGTTGGGAGAGCACCTGCCTTACAAGCAGGGGGTCACAGGTTCAAGTCCTGTTGCGACCACCATAAAATTTGATATAATTAGTGGGGGTGTAGCTCAGATGGTTAGAGCACCGGCCTGTCACGCCGGGGGTCGCGAGTTCGAGTCTCGTCACTCCCGCCATTAAATCAAAAAAAATAAAATATGCCGCTTTAGCTCATCTGGTAGAGCAACTGACTTGTAATCAGTAGGTGATTGGTTCGACTCCGATAAGCGGCACCACTCAAACGCGGGGGTGGCGGAATTGGCAGACGCGCTAGACTTAGGATCTAGTGTCTTTGACGTGGGAGTTCAAGTCTCCCCCTCCGCACCATTAATTTCACTACGGTGACTATAATATTTAAATCTTAAAGTAGCTTAAGGGCTACTTTTTTTTATTGCAGGAGGAACTATTTAAAATAGGCGGTAAAATATAAATAGATGGTAGGAATTTAAAGAATGAAGAGGTGTTTTTTTTATGAAAAAAATAATATTATTTTTATTTCTGATTCTAAGTCTTGCTTCCTACTCAGAAAAAGTAACGGTACATTATGAAAATGGTAATTTATATAGAACAGCAAACTTTGAAGATGGCAAGCTAGACGGGAAGATGCTGGTTTATTATGAAAACGGTAACTTAGAAGTAAAATCATACTGGAAAGAAGGTAAATTAGAAGGTGAAAGAATATTTTACTATAAAAATGGAAATATAAGTGAAGAATCCAACTGGAAAAACGGTCAACAAGAAGGAGAAGTAGTGATTTACTACGAGAACGGAAATATAGAGGGTAGATCAAATTGGAAAAATGGTAAGCAGGAAGGTGAGACAGTATATTACTATAGAAACGGGAAAATAGGACAAAAGTCCAACTGGAAAGATGGAAAAATAGAGGGACTGGTAATACATTATTATGAAAGCGGGAAAATAAGTGAAGAATCCAACTGGAAAGACGGTAAACTAGAGGGGGAGATAACAGGTTACTATGAAGATGGAAAAATAGAGGGTACATCAACTTGGAAAGACGGTAAATTAGACGGTACAGCAATGATTTATTATGAAAACGGAAACACAAAAGGAGTAATAAACTTTAAAAATGGAAGGCAAGATGGGATAACATTACTTTATCATGAAAATGGAAATATAAGTGAAAAGTCTATTTGGAAAAATGGTGAAGAAGAAGGCGAAGTATACTTATATGATATTGATGGGAATCTATATAGGGTAGAAAGTTATTCTGATGGAAAGGTAGACAATATAATGCGAACTTATTGATGAAATATAAAAATAAAGATGAAAAAATTATTAAACCGGAATTTGTTGACTTACATTTATTATTTTGCTATAATCACAAAGTTAATGTTACTGAAAATTTTTTGAAACTGTGCCTAGGTTAATCCTGGGCTTTTTTTATAAAATTACATATAAAAATTAATTAACAAAATAAAAAGAAAGATAGAATATATTTAGAATAAATCTATTAATTGAAATTGACATAAATCTGACACCAAAAAAATTTAGATTTACTTTATCAAGAATAGATTTGTATTTTAAATAAATCGGACAAAGGATTATCGGTATAAAGTAGGGAAGCTATATTTTAACTTTTTTTAATTTATAAGAAAGTACGAGGTGAAGCTTTGGACTCTAAAATTCTAAAGTATAATGCTAAATACGCAGAGCCTAAAAGCTCAATGTTTCAAATGCTGCAAAAGGATGGCAAGATAATCTATGTCAATGAGAACTGGCTAAAGGAAACCGGGTATAGAGAAGATGAGGTTATAGGAAAATTTTTCAAGGATTTTTTGCTCGATGAAAGCCGAGAGAATGTGAAAAAGGACTTTCCACGTCTCAGAGATTACGGATGCATAGAAAATGTACCCTTGAAAATCAAAAGGAAAGACGGCGTTGTAATAGAGGCGGTATTGAACGGTATAAGTGTCTATGATGAAAATGGGGAGTTTTTAAATACAAGATGTGAGCTAAAGACAATTCACTATTTCATAAGATCTAACCAGTATATGCAGAATTTGTTAGAAGAAGAAATATTTTTGAAAAAAAGCTTATATATAAAATCCCAAATAAACAATGCCCTTCTTTTTTCTGAAAGTCTGAGTGACTTTCTAAAACATGTTTTGTTTGTGCTATCAGAACCGTCAGAGGTCTTCAGCACCACTGTGGTGAAATTTGGAAAAGGTAATGAGGTTTTTTCCGAGAGTTCCGAATCATTGGAAAATCCTATAGAAGATG is drawn from Ilyobacter polytropus DSM 2926 and contains these coding sequences:
- a CDS encoding toxin-antitoxin system YwqK family antitoxin encodes the protein MKKIILFLFLILSLASYSEKVTVHYENGNLYRTANFEDGKLDGKMLVYYENGNLEVKSYWKEGKLEGERIFYYKNGNISEESNWKNGQQEGEVVIYYENGNIEGRSNWKNGKQEGETVYYYRNGKIGQKSNWKDGKIEGLVIHYYESGKISEESNWKDGKLEGEITGYYEDGKIEGTSTWKDGKLDGTAMIYYENGNTKGVINFKNGRQDGITLLYHENGNISEKSIWKNGEEEGEVYLYDIDGNLYRVESYSDGKVDNIMRTY
- a CDS encoding sigma-70 family RNA polymerase sigma factor; translated protein: MEVNLVKMAQEGDQEAVTEIFNKYRGLVLMKSKNYFLNGADRDDLLQEGMIGLLKAIRAYDEGKNTSFNTFASLCIKRQIITAIKNSNSGKHRMLNLASNGFYEGEESNVSYERKSFNFYNPEEIFLGKEKLEALKKYLNDNLSKMENEIFDYMLLGNNYIEIAEKTSRKIKSVDNAIQRIKKKVKGFLEDYELLRRLELGEL
- a CDS encoding AMP-binding protein; the encoded protein is MEFIRDFEKSAIIYEGKEISYSDIISAAKFISEDIDICKGDRVMIFMENRPEYIYSFLGVWDRSGICVCIDASFDEKEFSYYLNDSAPKCVFVSNETITAATKACQISGLDTQLINVDEIKINYNFTKEKLLKSPERNDVSLILYTSGTTGNPKGVMLTMDNILLNIESLDKYNMFRESDVILGILPLHHIFPLLGVGVLPLYKGSTIVFLKDISSQGIKNSLKEHKITIILGVPRLWEMFHKGIMGKINSSKAAKLLFKLSKKLKNEKFSRMIFRKVHEEFGGNIRFLVSGGSKLDAHLTEDFTAMGMRICEGYGMTETAPMIAFNPDTEIIPGSAGKILPGINVKTSEDGEILVKGRNVMRGYYNKPKETSQVIDSKGWLHTGDLGYLKKDIIFVTGRKKEMIVLSNGKNINPIEIEKQLMENTDIIQEVALVENNKILTAVIYPDFNLISAQGINNIKETLKWGAVDKYNIQAPSYKKILDIKIVKQELPKTKLGKIRRFKISELLKENTKIEVEIKEPNFQQYKLLKKFLSEIKNISVFPDSHLELDLGLDSLDMVEVLAYIESSFGVRCDEKTISENPTLEKLSYYLKENSGELNEKQFNWSEILNKKVDIELPKSNIVGSAMKKILKLLFMSRLNLKKETLENIPREPCIFVGNHQSFIDGFILNEALPGKILKKTYYMAKVKHFKSPIMKILGKNANILVVDINKNLSESLQLIAQALKKGKNIVIFPEGIRSRDGKIGEFKKSFAIIAKELNIPIAPFGIKGAYEAFPTGAKIPKSGKLHIKFFDKIYPGKLNYDEISSKVMDEIKDWVEG
- a CDS encoding IS3 family transposase, which translates into the protein MLKEKKITKRELFIFVEIHRNVHSISQICRALEVSRSGFNKFQNNKTTERKKKDQGILDSILEVRKNRHKRSYGAPRLKVELKDEYGIITSERRINRIMKENDISVNSTKKFKTGNEKSKRENITGNIVKRKFKVGRKNEVWVTDITYIWTSEGWLYLSTIMDLFSRRIIAYDIGKRMTSELVIDTLTRSFLLEEPEEELIIHSDQGSQYSSREYSNLVKKLGLIQSMSRRGNCYDNAVIESFHASLKKEMIYVEGLVTKRYMKAMVFDYIEFYNKERRHSFLGNVSPVEFEKIQKKLVLG
- a CDS encoding AMP-binding protein gives rise to the protein MEFVRDYEKTAIFFRDKEYTYKDLIQGAKYYSTLLDLEKGKRAVVFSENRPEIAFSVFAIWEKNGVSINADGGYSSEELAYVLSDSDPKYIFTSEKNYDTALEAKRLSDSHVKIIKFEDVIIPENFQVENWVLSSPEKEEVAVILYTSGTTGNPKGVMLTVGNIMSNLDALKKIKLYDENDRFLALLPYHHVFPLVINLFAPFHNGSMVVMLDEISSETIREALQKYKITIMIGVPRLWELLHKGIMNKINSSKAALYLFRTCEKIKFEWLRKKIFKKVHDAFGGSMRIMASGGAKLDPDIMKNLTTLGFKMLEGYGLTETSPIITFNNPDDARMGSAGVPIPGVEVKISDDGEVLARGLNVMKGYLNRPETTSQVIDSDGWFHTGDLGELRDGHLYLIGRKKEMIVLSNGKNINPADIEIEIMKDAKLIKEMAVTEYNKHLVAIVYPDFEAIKEANITNIKETLKWEIIDKYNVTAPKYRKILEIKIVKEELPKTKLGKLRRFKLSELIEGSEDKQEEKTDKKVSEELQTNEYKKIEKYLKENHGVDVTPESHLELDLGLDSLDLVEILSFIENSFGVEIQEDEFVNIGSIEDLCKFIREKGGEYREGDINWNTILNKDIEVDLPKSAIASKIFKLLTAPIFKFRLSLEKTGMENIPDTPCIFAGNHQSLADGFAFNQALSNKRLEKTYYLATVVQFKTPLKIFLAKRGNVVIVDINKNLKETLQIAAKVLKSGKNLVIFPEGARTRDGEIQEFKKSFAILSKELNIPIVPFGIDGAYEAMPYGKSFPQRGKMRLNFFPAVDPEGKELEEIINETKDTIDKWIKKS
- a CDS encoding transposase; the protein is MMEEKRRYARFSEEKQKQIAELSFLKIKTKVELSNEYGITTNTVAAWEKKYFGGPKKDMELSAQDKEIIRLKNLLKEKEEDIEILKKATAIFSRKKR